Proteins encoded within one genomic window of Mycoplasma phocoenae:
- a CDS encoding DegV family protein, whose amino-acid sequence MNRKIGIILDSFCGLTQKEVNDLGFDFIPLQVIINGKNNLEGINITNLEVRAQIESGKKVQTSLPPYAFMENLMQNLNNKYDHIYVLPINSALSSEFNHLCAIANSINPDKFTIFNNNFVSKQYIIIANKIIEMNENGKSHKDILNFLESQNNATLNYIIPANLDAFVSGGRLSNYKKIIMTSLKLIPILKNNDGVTATGVKRTMKSAILKAMEKLLEYIGGEKNLDQYNFWIVHTGIQKYVDIVESYLAELDAKPIFSSFAAASVLIHAGIDAISIGISKKI is encoded by the coding sequence ATGAATAGAAAAATAGGGATTATTTTAGATTCTTTTTGTGGACTTACACAAAAAGAAGTGAATGATTTAGGTTTCGATTTTATTCCATTACAGGTAATTATTAATGGAAAAAATAATTTAGAAGGTATCAACATTACAAACCTTGAAGTAAGAGCGCAAATCGAAAGCGGAAAAAAAGTACAAACTTCATTGCCACCATACGCATTTATGGAAAATTTAATGCAGAATTTGAATAACAAATATGATCACATTTACGTGTTGCCTATAAACAGTGCCTTATCAAGTGAATTCAATCACTTATGCGCTATTGCTAATTCGATAAATCCTGATAAATTCACAATATTTAATAATAATTTTGTTTCTAAACAATACATCATAATTGCAAATAAAATTATCGAAATGAATGAAAACGGCAAATCACATAAAGACATATTGAATTTCTTGGAATCACAAAATAATGCAACATTAAATTACATTATCCCGGCAAATCTAGATGCGTTTGTATCTGGCGGAAGATTATCTAACTACAAAAAAATAATTATGACAAGTTTGAAATTAATTCCTATACTTAAAAATAATGATGGAGTAACAGCTACAGGTGTAAAAAGAACTATGAAATCAGCAATATTAAAAGCTATGGAAAAATTACTTGAGTACATTGGCGGAGAAAAAAACCTTGATCAGTACAACTTTTGAATTGTTCACACTGGAATTCAAAAATATGTAGACATTGTAGAGTCATACTTAGCAGAATTAGATGCTAAACCAATATTTAGTTCTTTTGCCGCTGCTAGTGTTTTAATACACGCTGGTATTGATGCAATATCAATAGGAATAAGTAAAAAAATTTAA
- the pip gene encoding prolyl aminopeptidase produces the protein MYIHNNVKSYFIQRDIHSIHYTVSGNDDGLPVVVIHGGPGGGMSMDSLKFFDPDFYKVIMIDQRGCGKSTPSASIVNNTTQDLIEDINAIRQALSINTWIVFGGSWGTTLALTYAQKYPENVKKLVLRGVFLGRQADLEWLYGPNGASNFFYDEYQNFTKYANTQNVDELIKFYHKQINSNDSVISQKSAQMWADWEMSIVTLIPTKSPIENIQDIINFSQMETHYFLNNCFLKENQIMNNIDKIKHIPMIIVHGRYDIDCRPSAAFLLADSVEKAQLAIIEASGHSQREENIAKELYLIMEEEKDKSAAFHYHYTNWNI, from the coding sequence ATGTATATACATAACAACGTTAAAAGTTATTTTATTCAAAGAGATATTCATTCAATTCATTATACAGTCTCTGGCAACGATGATGGTTTACCTGTTGTGGTTATTCACGGTGGGCCCGGTGGAGGAATGTCTATGGACTCTTTAAAATTCTTTGATCCTGATTTTTATAAAGTAATCATGATTGATCAAAGAGGTTGCGGTAAAAGTACTCCTAGTGCATCAATTGTAAATAACACAACGCAAGATTTAATCGAAGATATAAATGCTATTCGTCAGGCATTATCAATAAACACTTGAATAGTATTCGGTGGATCTTGAGGAACAACATTAGCATTAACGTATGCACAAAAATATCCTGAAAATGTGAAAAAACTAGTTTTAAGAGGTGTATTTTTAGGTAGACAAGCCGATTTAGAATGACTGTACGGTCCTAATGGTGCATCTAATTTCTTTTACGATGAGTACCAAAATTTTACAAAATATGCTAATACTCAAAATGTTGATGAATTAATAAAATTTTATCACAAACAAATAAACTCGAATGACTCAGTAATTTCTCAAAAATCTGCTCAAATGTGAGCCGATTGAGAAATGAGCATAGTTACTTTAATTCCGACAAAATCTCCAATTGAAAACATTCAAGATATTATTAATTTTTCTCAAATGGAAACCCATTATTTTTTAAATAATTGTTTTTTAAAAGAAAATCAAATTATGAATAATATTGACAAAATTAAACACATACCAATGATAATCGTGCATGGTCGTTATGATATCGACTGTAGACCGAGTGCAGCGTTTCTATTAGCTGATAGCGTTGAAAAAGCCCAATTAGCCATTATAGAAGCTTCTGGACACTCACAACGTGAAGAAAATATAGCAAAAGAATTATATTTAATAATGGAAGAAGAAAAAGACAAAAGCGCGGCATTTCATTATCATTATACAAACTGGAACATATAA
- the metK gene encoding methionine adenosyltransferase: MYFFTSESVGAGHPDKICDQISDAILDAILANDKDARVACEVFATNRMIVIGGEITTNTYVDVVSIAWTVVEKLGYNENDFSIISAINSQSPDIAQGVNKANDIGAGDQGMVFGYATDETKEYMPLTLVISHELVKRAEILRNSILSEYIKSDMKSQVTVKWEKGAQVVSQVLMSIQHFADVDQIKLKDLIKKEVVDPVLEKYKQSTDVTFLFNPTGRFVIGGPIGDTGLTGRKIIVDTYGGRARHGGGAFSGKDYTKIDRSAAYMARYIAKNLVAAGISKSLEIQLSYAIGMPKPQSIFIDTFNTSEYTDDQIIQIINELFDLSVKGIIETLDLKNAKYLPTATYGHFGRDDQSFSWEKLDKVKDIQKIINSI, encoded by the coding sequence ATGTACTTTTTTACAAGTGAAAGTGTTGGAGCTGGTCATCCAGATAAAATTTGTGACCAAATTAGTGATGCAATATTAGATGCTATTTTAGCCAATGATAAAGATGCCCGTGTTGCCTGCGAAGTTTTTGCAACAAATAGAATGATTGTGATTGGTGGTGAAATAACAACCAACACCTATGTTGATGTGGTGTCAATAGCTTGAACTGTTGTTGAAAAACTGGGTTATAATGAAAATGATTTTTCAATTATTAGTGCAATTAATAGTCAAAGCCCAGATATCGCTCAAGGTGTTAACAAAGCAAATGATATTGGTGCTGGGGACCAAGGAATGGTTTTTGGTTATGCCACTGATGAAACAAAGGAATATATGCCTTTGACATTAGTCATCAGTCATGAATTGGTAAAAAGGGCTGAAATTTTACGTAATTCAATATTGTCTGAATATATTAAAAGTGATATGAAAAGTCAGGTCACTGTTAAATGAGAAAAAGGTGCACAAGTTGTTTCGCAAGTATTAATGTCAATTCAGCATTTTGCTGATGTTGATCAAATAAAATTAAAAGATTTAATCAAAAAAGAAGTTGTGGATCCAGTATTAGAAAAATACAAACAATCAACCGATGTAACATTTTTATTTAACCCAACTGGTCGTTTCGTAATTGGGGGCCCAATTGGTGACACTGGTTTAACCGGGAGAAAAATAATTGTTGACACTTACGGCGGAAGAGCTCGCCATGGTGGTGGTGCTTTCAGTGGCAAAGATTATACAAAGATAGATCGTTCCGCTGCTTATATGGCTCGTTATATAGCTAAAAATTTAGTAGCAGCCGGTATTTCAAAATCATTGGAAATTCAATTATCCTACGCAATAGGAATGCCTAAACCACAAAGCATATTTATTGATACGTTCAATACATCTGAGTACACTGATGATCAAATAATCCAAATTATCAACGAGTTGTTTGACTTAAGTGTAAAAGGTATTATTGAAACACTTGATTTAAAAAATGCTAAATACTTACCAACAGCAACTTATGGTCATTTTGGAAGAGATGACCAATCATTCTCGTGGGAAAAATTAGACAAAGTAAAAGATATTCAAAAAATAATTAACAGTATTTAA
- a CDS encoding ABC transporter permease, translating into MNRLKDFISKTYVYFILIITYIPLMFALVFSFNTTSKRGALSFQWNQFTDKAWTTFFAETRGIALVNSLIIASATAIITVLISLITVFALWKQKNKIYENATKSTYSITMINPDVITAIGLVLVYSLIFSTLAITNEGMIRAIVGHCVIALPYAISIMHPASQKFNRNLFEASQDLGYSKFQTWFKVYLVHMAWPCVFAAIVAIFFSMDDFIITRLVSNTSTLGTKLYESSFRAWGLVVGSVLMLLSLSGTFIYVIVKWKKEKANAKIS; encoded by the coding sequence ATGAATAGATTAAAAGATTTTATTTCTAAAACATATGTTTATTTTATATTAATTATTACTTATATTCCATTAATGTTTGCGTTAGTATTTTCCTTCAATACAACTTCAAAAAGAGGAGCATTAAGCTTTCAATGAAACCAATTCACAGATAAGGCCTGAACCACTTTTTTTGCGGAAACAAGAGGCATAGCATTAGTTAATTCTTTAATTATTGCATCAGCGACAGCAATTATCACTGTATTGATTTCTTTAATTACTGTATTCGCACTTTGAAAACAAAAAAACAAAATTTATGAAAATGCAACAAAGTCAACTTATTCAATCACGATGATTAACCCTGACGTTATCACGGCGATAGGTTTAGTACTTGTTTACTCATTAATCTTCAGTACGCTTGCAATAACAAATGAAGGAATGATAAGAGCAATTGTAGGTCATTGTGTCATTGCTTTACCTTATGCAATAAGTATTATGCACCCAGCCAGTCAAAAATTTAACCGTAATTTATTTGAGGCTAGTCAAGATCTAGGATATTCAAAATTTCAAACATGATTTAAAGTATATTTAGTGCATATGGCTTGACCTTGCGTGTTCGCTGCCATTGTAGCTATTTTCTTTTCGATGGATGATTTTATTATTACTAGATTAGTTTCAAACACTTCAACACTTGGTACTAAATTATATGAAAGTTCATTCAGAGCCTGAGGATTAGTTGTTGGTTCTGTACTGATGTTATTATCTCTTTCAGGTACATTTATTTACGTAATTGTAAAATGAAAAAAGGAGAAGGCAAATGCTAAAATTTCTTAA
- a CDS encoding ABC transporter permease: protein MLKKTIKWLNINPRLIMLIPYLIIAVVFILMPIGLILVSAFTDNGVNHDSWQIVRNRATWVVIFRSIKLGLLASFAALVIALPYTYFVSTSKSKLFKIIAISLILAPLLIFTIAKVYAIRGILLSMMNDEKVNNEWFMVFAMVYMNLPFMIMPLYSVFKSLPNNIIEASQDLGYSKFVTMFKVVIPYGIKAIMSGVSLVFISSATSLVISEKLLTNKYSFQLVANLINDYANPTSPVDMSISSVLVLVVTCCIIGVSALLYIIPALIMKLKGMRYE from the coding sequence ATGCTGAAAAAAACAATCAAATGATTAAACATTAATCCTAGATTAATAATGCTTATTCCATATTTAATTATTGCTGTCGTCTTTATATTAATGCCAATAGGACTAATCTTAGTAAGTGCTTTCACTGATAATGGTGTTAATCACGATTCATGACAAATAGTAAGAAACAGAGCAACATGAGTTGTTATTTTTAGATCAATCAAATTAGGTTTATTAGCTTCATTTGCAGCTCTTGTTATTGCATTGCCCTATACTTATTTTGTTTCTACTAGCAAGTCTAAATTGTTTAAAATTATCGCGATTTCGTTAATATTAGCTCCGTTATTAATTTTTACTATTGCAAAAGTATATGCAATAAGAGGGATTTTGCTATCAATGATGAATGATGAAAAAGTTAATAACGAATGATTTATGGTTTTTGCAATGGTATATATGAATTTACCTTTTATGATAATGCCATTATATTCAGTATTCAAATCATTACCTAATAATATTATTGAAGCAAGTCAAGATCTAGGTTATTCAAAATTTGTAACTATGTTTAAAGTAGTTATTCCTTATGGTATAAAAGCCATTATGTCGGGTGTTTCATTGGTATTCATTTCATCAGCTACATCGTTAGTAATTTCAGAAAAATTATTAACAAACAAGTATAGCTTTCAGTTAGTGGCTAATTTAATCAATGATTATGCTAATCCAACTTCACCAGTTGACATGTCCATAAGTTCAGTACTTGTATTAGTTGTTACTTGTTGCATCATTGGGGTTTCTGCATTGTTATATATAATACCTGCGTTAATAATGAAATTGAAAGGAATGAGATATGAATAG
- the fmt gene encoding methionyl-tRNA formyltransferase, translating to MKLLLAGTIHFSADIFEYLIQHYEVIGIISQPDRALDRKKQLIKTDTHALALKYGIKIYQPEKIKEIYDELSKLDFDFFITAAFGQYIPESILKLAKIASINVHGSLLEKYRGAAPIQHCLLNRDSHTGVSLIHMTKEMDAGDIIGSASFKIEEHDTALELYKKMANLTKENIDNWLKELYENKNAARKQDESLVTFANKINKEDCEINTNLTCKEALSKIKAFNDQPGAYMILNGKRIKLFRASISKVATPLKIKFADGYLYIYEYQFEGKKRVVNEI from the coding sequence ATGAAATTATTATTAGCAGGAACAATACATTTTAGCGCAGATATATTTGAATACTTAATACAACACTATGAGGTTATTGGGATTATTTCACAACCGGATCGCGCTTTAGACAGAAAAAAACAATTAATTAAAACAGATACTCACGCACTAGCGCTGAAATATGGAATAAAAATTTACCAACCCGAAAAAATAAAAGAAATTTATGACGAATTATCAAAACTCGACTTTGACTTTTTTATCACTGCAGCGTTTGGACAATATATACCCGAAAGTATATTAAAATTAGCTAAAATCGCTTCAATAAATGTTCACGGATCTTTATTAGAAAAATACCGAGGAGCAGCACCAATTCAACATTGTTTATTAAATCGAGATTCGCACACGGGAGTCTCATTGATTCACATGACAAAAGAGATGGATGCGGGTGACATAATTGGTAGTGCTTCATTCAAAATTGAAGAACATGATACAGCGTTAGAACTTTATAAAAAAATGGCAAATTTAACAAAAGAAAATATTGATAACTGATTAAAAGAGCTTTACGAAAACAAAAACGCTGCTCGTAAACAAGATGAAAGTTTAGTAACTTTTGCTAACAAAATTAATAAAGAGGATTGCGAAATTAATACAAACTTAACTTGCAAGGAAGCGTTGAGTAAAATTAAAGCTTTTAATGATCAACCAGGTGCATACATGATTTTAAATGGTAAAAGAATTAAGCTTTTTAGAGCTAGCATTTCAAAAGTTGCAACACCATTGAAAATTAAATTTGCTGATGGATATTTATATATTTATGAATATCAATTTGAAGGTAAGAAAAGAGTTGTTAATGAAATTTAA
- a CDS encoding uracil-DNA glycosylase, with the protein MKFNFNEFLNNEKEKEYFKKLINLLNNENRKIVPSKDKWFNAFDMDFNELKVVIIGQDPYFLPNVADGMAFSTESIKTPVSLRNIFKEIKNSYPNVSLKTNNLNYWKQQGILLINTTLTTVENLALAHKDWGWETFVSNALESINQHNENIVYILLGKKAMDFVKNMDLQKQHILSTSHPSGLSAYRGFIGSNIFKKTNDYLLSINKKEIDWSTK; encoded by the coding sequence ATGAAATTTAATTTCAATGAATTTTTAAATAATGAAAAAGAAAAAGAATATTTTAAAAAACTTATAAACTTATTAAATAATGAAAATCGTAAAATTGTCCCAAGCAAAGACAAATGATTCAATGCTTTTGATATGGATTTTAACGAATTAAAAGTTGTTATCATTGGTCAAGATCCATATTTTTTACCTAATGTGGCGGATGGCATGGCCTTCAGCACTGAATCTATAAAAACGCCAGTATCATTGCGCAACATATTTAAAGAAATTAAAAATTCATATCCTAATGTTTCATTAAAAACAAATAATTTAAATTACTGAAAACAACAAGGAATTTTATTGATTAACACAACATTAACAACAGTAGAAAATCTAGCTTTAGCTCACAAAGATTGAGGTTGAGAAACATTTGTAAGTAATGCTCTTGAATCAATTAACCAACACAATGAAAATATTGTATATATATTATTGGGTAAAAAGGCAATGGATTTTGTTAAAAATATGGATTTGCAAAAACAACACATTTTATCGACAAGTCATCCTTCAGGATTGAGTGCTTATAGAGGTTTTATTGGCTCTAATATTTTCAAAAAAACTAATGATTATTTATTATCAATTAATAAAAAAGAAATAGATTGATCTACAAAATAA
- the asnA gene encoding aspartate--ammonia ligase translates to MYKTKLNITDTQYAIAKLKKDFSKELSKKLRLVRVSAPLFLTTESGLNDGLNGETPVLFKAKNIDSNLEIVHSLAKWKREALHKYNIALHHGIYTDMNAIRREEDLDATHSFYVDQWDWERNIEYSDRNVDTLKQTVKLLFEALKNTEDKINDKYSELSKKLPDELFFITSDELYNLYPNIPAEQREYEIVKKHKAVFIIGIGNNLPDNKPHSKRAKDYDDWSLNGDMIVYHPTLDIALEISSMGIRVDSKALMKQYAMEKSDIEKISPYHHAIVNDLLPYTIGGGLGQSRIAMFLLEKAHIGEVQVSYWSDTEKDKCKKENIVLL, encoded by the coding sequence ATGTACAAAACAAAATTAAACATAACAGATACACAATACGCAATAGCAAAACTAAAAAAGGATTTCTCAAAAGAGTTATCTAAAAAATTAAGATTAGTAAGGGTAAGTGCACCATTGTTTTTAACAACAGAAAGTGGTTTGAATGATGGGTTAAACGGAGAGACTCCAGTATTGTTTAAGGCTAAAAATATCGATTCTAATCTTGAAATTGTTCACTCATTAGCTAAATGAAAAAGAGAAGCATTACATAAATATAATATTGCATTACATCATGGTATTTACACTGACATGAACGCTATCCGCAGAGAAGAAGATTTAGATGCAACACACTCTTTTTATGTTGATCAATGAGATTGAGAAAGAAATATCGAATACTCAGATAGAAATGTTGATACACTGAAACAAACAGTAAAATTACTGTTCGAAGCTTTAAAAAACACTGAAGATAAAATCAATGATAAATATTCAGAGCTATCAAAAAAATTACCTGATGAACTTTTTTTCATCACTAGTGACGAATTATATAATCTATATCCAAACATTCCCGCTGAACAAAGAGAATATGAAATAGTTAAAAAACATAAAGCAGTATTTATTATTGGTATTGGTAATAATTTGCCTGACAATAAACCTCATTCAAAAAGAGCCAAAGATTACGATGATTGAAGTTTAAATGGGGACATGATTGTTTATCATCCTACATTGGACATAGCACTAGAAATATCATCAATGGGTATTCGTGTTGATTCGAAAGCTTTAATGAAACAATACGCGATGGAAAAATCTGATATTGAAAAAATCAGCCCTTATCATCATGCAATTGTTAATGATTTATTACCTTATACAATTGGTGGTGGGCTTGGTCAAAGCAGAATTGCTATGTTCTTACTTGAAAAAGCTCATATCGGTGAAGTTCAAGTGTCTTACTGATCAGATACTGAAAAAGACAAATGTAAAAAAGAAAACATTGTACTTTTATAA
- a CDS encoding dihydrofolate reductase codes for MIKLIVAMDEHNLIGKGDKMPWHIKEEFIHFKNTTLTHALLFGRRTFLGLPGKLLNRKSIVLSPDDIETADLTIHNDSELTELFKKYKDSKEVLFIAGGKSIYESFYQYADELIVSRIKGKFEGDVYLNLDLSSFDKEKVIEHEKFNVEYWQKKKQV; via the coding sequence ATGATTAAATTAATTGTAGCCATGGATGAACACAATTTAATAGGTAAAGGCGATAAAATGCCTTGACATATTAAAGAAGAATTTATTCATTTCAAAAATACAACTTTAACGCACGCATTATTATTTGGACGAAGAACATTTTTAGGATTGCCAGGTAAATTATTGAATAGAAAATCAATAGTTTTATCACCGGATGACATTGAAACTGCTGATTTAACTATTCATAATGATTCAGAATTAACAGAATTATTTAAAAAATATAAAGATTCAAAAGAGGTTCTTTTCATAGCTGGCGGAAAATCGATTTATGAATCGTTTTATCAATATGCTGACGAATTGATAGTTTCGAGAATTAAAGGAAAATTTGAGGGCGATGTTTATCTCAACTTAGATTTAAGTTCTTTTGATAAAGAAAAGGTTATTGAACACGAAAAATTTAATGTGGAATATTGACAAAAGAAAAAGCAAGTTTAA
- a CDS encoding thymidylate synthase codes for MKQYLDLLKEVSSKGKNKSDRTNTGTISLFGTQSRFDLSKGFPLVTTKKMAWKSIVIELLWIIKGDTNIKFLVDNNVRIWNEWPYENFKKSPNYNNETMAEFVEKIKKDESFAKIYGTLGPVYGKQWRDFLGVDQLSRVINDIKNNPFSRRHIVSAWNPVEIDQMALPPCHAFFQFFVSEDKKLSLQLYQRSGDLFLGVPFNIASYSLLLTMVAQVCDLEVGEFIHTIGDAHIYSNHIEQVELQLTREPLKLPTLVLNKNIKNIEDFTYEDIQLVDYESHEKIAGKVAV; via the coding sequence ATGAAACAATATTTAGATTTATTAAAAGAGGTTTCTTCAAAAGGAAAAAATAAAAGTGATAGAACAAATACAGGCACAATAAGTTTGTTTGGTACCCAATCAAGATTTGATTTATCGAAAGGATTCCCTTTAGTTACAACTAAAAAAATGGCTTGAAAATCGATTGTAATTGAATTATTATGAATAATTAAAGGTGATACCAACATTAAATTTTTAGTTGATAACAATGTTAGAATTTGAAACGAATGGCCATATGAAAATTTCAAAAAGTCTCCTAATTATAACAATGAAACAATGGCGGAATTTGTTGAAAAAATTAAAAAAGATGAATCTTTTGCAAAAATTTATGGAACTCTTGGTCCTGTTTATGGCAAACAATGAAGAGATTTTTTAGGCGTTGATCAATTATCCAGAGTAATTAATGATATTAAAAATAATCCATTTTCAAGAAGACATATTGTAAGCGCGTGAAATCCAGTGGAAATTGATCAAATGGCACTTCCGCCTTGTCATGCTTTCTTTCAGTTTTTTGTTTCAGAAGACAAAAAATTATCCTTACAACTTTACCAACGTAGCGGAGATTTATTTTTAGGAGTGCCTTTTAATATTGCTTCTTATTCATTATTATTAACAATGGTGGCACAGGTGTGCGATCTTGAGGTTGGTGAATTTATTCACACAATAGGAGATGCTCACATTTATTCTAATCATATAGAACAAGTGGAACTTCAATTAACTAGAGAACCATTGAAACTTCCAACACTTGTTTTGAATAAAAATATTAAGAACATTGAAGATTTTACTTATGAAGACATTCAATTAGTTGATTATGAATCGCATGAAAAAATAGCGGGAAAAGTGGCTGTATAA
- a CDS encoding M17 family metallopeptidase: MLKIYSNKKSKLPLVKAVFKNSDFPEFVSIKKGAWTEDKKNNIIYVYNDEIESFVQLRKIVDSIINKQDKDMSVDVLSFVNENIEIKDVLRAFYTRHSFLKDELYNIKTKKDKEEFVLELFLEDDSYKAFANEMMLLAQNVTMARSLQITPPNVCTSEWLADFVAKDLKGIENLEITVLDKKQITELNMGLLLSVNKGSVFEPRVVILNYTPNKDRKERLALVGKGITFDTGGVNTKGYYMEGMKFDMSGSAIVAYALKNIALNKINYNVSAIMMITDNRTNGDPSLPENVYTSMSGKTVEVVDTDAEGRLVLADGITYAKDKLKADVIVDVATLTGTMVRALGTVYSGIYSTCDKEWNKFETASKIAKEKVWRMPFHSDFHKTNTESKVADLNNYSNNEISDCNTAAMFLKEFAEDTTYIHCDVAGTADRDLNPQGELIATITEFARLKEVKNEK, translated from the coding sequence ATGTTAAAAATTTATTCAAATAAAAAATCAAAATTGCCTTTGGTAAAAGCAGTTTTTAAAAACTCTGATTTTCCAGAGTTTGTTTCAATTAAAAAAGGTGCTTGAACTGAAGATAAAAAAAATAATATTATTTACGTATACAATGACGAAATTGAATCATTTGTTCAATTAAGAAAAATAGTAGACTCAATTATAAATAAACAAGATAAGGATATGAGCGTAGATGTTCTTTCGTTTGTTAACGAAAACATTGAAATTAAAGATGTTTTAAGAGCTTTTTACACACGTCATAGTTTCTTAAAAGATGAACTATACAATATTAAAACAAAAAAAGACAAGGAAGAATTTGTCTTGGAATTATTCTTAGAGGATGATTCATATAAAGCATTCGCAAATGAAATGATGTTACTTGCACAAAACGTAACAATGGCTCGTTCATTACAAATAACACCACCAAATGTATGTACTAGTGAGTGATTAGCTGATTTTGTTGCTAAAGATTTAAAAGGTATTGAAAATCTAGAAATTACAGTATTAGACAAAAAACAAATTACTGAATTAAATATGGGGCTTTTATTAAGTGTGAATAAAGGTTCTGTGTTTGAACCGAGAGTAGTTATTTTAAACTATACTCCAAACAAGGATAGAAAAGAAAGATTAGCCTTAGTAGGTAAGGGTATAACTTTCGATACTGGAGGAGTAAATACTAAAGGTTACTATATGGAAGGTATGAAGTTTGATATGTCAGGTTCAGCAATAGTAGCTTACGCTTTAAAAAACATTGCTTTGAATAAAATTAATTATAACGTATCAGCTATCATGATGATTACAGACAATAGAACCAACGGTGATCCATCATTACCTGAAAATGTTTATACATCAATGTCGGGAAAAACAGTTGAAGTAGTAGATACAGATGCAGAAGGACGTTTAGTTTTAGCTGATGGTATCACTTACGCTAAAGATAAATTAAAAGCTGATGTTATTGTCGATGTTGCTACATTAACTGGAACAATGGTAAGAGCTTTAGGAACTGTATATTCAGGTATTTATTCAACTTGTGATAAAGAATGAAACAAATTTGAAACAGCTTCTAAAATAGCAAAAGAAAAAGTGTGAAGAATGCCGTTCCACAGTGATTTCCATAAAACAAACACCGAAAGTAAAGTGGCTGATTTAAATAATTATTCTAATAATGAAATCAGCGACTGTAATACTGCGGCAATGTTTTTAAAAGAGTTCGCTGAAGACACAACATATATTCACTGTGACGTAGCTGGTACAGCTGACAGAGATTTAAACCCACAAGGTGAGTTGATTGCTACAATAACTGAATTCGCACGTTTAAAAGAGGTAAAAAATGAAAAATAA